The following coding sequences lie in one Manis pentadactyla isolate mManPen7 chromosome 19, mManPen7.hap1, whole genome shotgun sequence genomic window:
- the LOC118930763 gene encoding olfactory receptor 10J5 — MQRMNFTEVTEFIFLGFSIFGKHQITLFVVFLTVYILTLAGNVIIVTVICVDQHLHTPMYFFLSMLASSETVYTLIIVPRMLSSLILHNQPISLAGCAAQMFLFVVLAINNCFLLTAMGFDRYVAICKPLRYTVIMNKGMCAVLVCGSFGIGLVMAVLQVTAMFSLPFCGTVVDHFFCDIHPVMKLSCIDTTINEIINYVVSSFVICVPVGLILISYIFIIFSILKIASSKGRKKTFATCTSHLTVVIVHYGCASIAYLKPKSENSVGKDLLLSVTYTIITPLLNPVVYSLRNKEVKDALCRAVGKNIS; from the coding sequence ATGCAGAGAATGAACTTCACAGAAGTGACAGAATTCATCTTCCTGGGATTCTCTATCTTTGGAAAGCACCAGATAACCCTCTTTGTGGTTTTCCTAACCGTCTACATTTTAACTCTTGCTGGTAACGTCATCATTGTGACTGTCATCTGTGTTGACCAGcatctccacacccccatgtacttcttcctgagcaTGCTAGCAAGTTCAGAGACAGTGTACACACTGATCATTGTCCCACGAATGCTTTCTAGTCTGATTCTTCATAACCAGCCCATCTCCTTGGCAGGCTGTGCAGCCCAGATGTTCCTTTTTGTCGTCTTGGCCATTAATAATTGCTTCTTGCTTACAGCAATGGGCtttgaccgctatgtggccatctgcaagcccctgAGGTACACAGTCATCATGAACAAAGGAATGTGTGCCGTGTTGGTGTGTGGGTCCTTTGGCATTGGTCTGGTTATGGCAGTTCTCCAAGTGACAGCCATGTTCAGTTTGCCCTTCTGTGGCACAGTGGTGGaccacttcttctgtgacatTCACCCAGTCATGAAACTTTCTTGCATTGACACCACTATCAATGAGATCATCAATTATGTTGTAAGTtcatttgtgatttgtgtgccCGTGGGGCTGATATTGATCTCCTACATCTTTATTATCTTCTCCATCCTTAAGATCGCCTCATCCAAGGGCCGGAAGAAGACCTTTGCCACCTGTACCTCCCACCTCACTGTGGTCATTGTGCACTATGGCTGTGCCTCCATTGCCTACCTCAAGCCCAAGTCAGAGAACTCAGTAGGAAAAGACCTTCTTCTCTCTGTGACTTACACCATCATCACTCCCCTGCTGAACCCTGTTGTTTACAGTCTGAGAAACAAGGAGGTCAAGGATGCTCTGTGCAGAGCTGTGGGCAAAAACATTTCTTAA